In Alloyangia pacifica, the following proteins share a genomic window:
- a CDS encoding GNAT family N-acetyltransferase has product MSPLLRPARPTDAGSLGAMITDAVAAHAWKPALHSGAEDIAHAGTMIERGWVTVAETRGGALLGFLAREGSYVHALFVTPDAQGRGIGRTLLHDAQRAAQRLELWTFLANDRAQRFYERAGFAVTRRGDGSANEEGLPDLFYVWEAPATRSMEARG; this is encoded by the coding sequence GTGAGCCCTCTGCTGCGCCCCGCCCGCCCCACCGACGCCGGCAGCCTCGGCGCGATGATCACCGATGCGGTTGCCGCGCATGCCTGGAAGCCCGCGCTGCACAGCGGCGCCGAGGATATCGCCCACGCCGGCACGATGATCGAGCGCGGCTGGGTTACCGTGGCCGAAACCCGTGGCGGCGCGTTGCTGGGATTCCTCGCGCGCGAGGGCTCTTACGTGCACGCACTTTTCGTCACGCCCGACGCCCAGGGTCGCGGCATCGGCCGGACCCTCCTGCACGACGCCCAGCGCGCCGCGCAGCGGCTGGAACTCTGGACCTTCCTCGCCAACGACCGCGCCCAGCGCTTCTACGAGCGCGCGGGCTTTGCCGTGACCCGGCGTGGCGACGGCTCGGCCAACGAGGAAGGCCTGCCCGATCTTTTCTACGTCTGGGAGGCGCCCGCCACCCGCAGCATGGAGGCCCGCGGATGA
- a CDS encoding YcjX family protein: MVIGTIADTLTRGVGNVTDTLSETFFEPVVRIGVTGLSRAGKTVFITSLVANLLDRGRMPQLAAEAESRILTAYLQPQPDDTVARFDYESHLSALTARAPRWPDSTRAVSELRLSLKVRPTGLLAGLQGPRTIHLDIVDYPGEWLLDLGLLEQSFEQWTEETLKRLPQRPGSEPFLELLGEVDPNEDFSEPKAKALAEAFTSALHVAREAGFSDCTPGRFLLPGERAGSPALTFAPMPKPDSPARRGLWREMERRFEAYKAQIVKPFFRDHFSRIDRQIVLVDALGAIHAGPPALDDLRRTMAGILKAFRPGSNAWLTQLLRGRRVEKILFSATKADHLHHSQHPRLTAIMEALTREARDRARFAGAETAAMSIAALRATVEQTLPHNGSELDCVRGTLLNPDGTRGRQAAFYPGALPEDPAHLLTPAREGATGWLDADYEIMRFAPAPLTLKPGEGPPHIRLDRAAQFLVGDRL, encoded by the coding sequence TTGGTCATCGGAACCATCGCCGACACGCTCACCCGCGGGGTCGGCAACGTCACCGACACGCTGTCGGAAACCTTCTTCGAGCCGGTCGTGCGCATCGGCGTGACCGGGCTGTCGCGCGCCGGCAAGACGGTGTTCATCACCTCGCTGGTCGCCAACCTGCTCGACCGCGGGCGGATGCCGCAGCTCGCCGCCGAGGCGGAATCGCGCATCCTCACCGCCTACCTTCAGCCGCAGCCCGACGACACCGTGGCGCGCTTCGACTACGAGAGCCACCTCTCTGCTCTGACCGCGCGCGCACCGCGCTGGCCCGACAGCACCCGCGCGGTCTCGGAGCTGCGGCTCTCGCTCAAGGTGCGCCCGACAGGGCTGCTCGCCGGGCTGCAGGGGCCGCGGACGATCCATCTCGACATCGTCGACTACCCGGGCGAGTGGCTGCTCGATCTCGGCCTGCTGGAGCAGAGCTTCGAGCAGTGGACCGAGGAGACCCTCAAGCGCCTTCCGCAGCGCCCCGGCTCCGAGCCCTTCCTGGAGCTGCTCGGCGAGGTCGATCCCAACGAGGACTTCTCCGAACCCAAGGCCAAGGCGCTCGCTGAGGCCTTCACCTCGGCGCTGCACGTGGCGCGCGAGGCGGGGTTTTCCGACTGCACGCCGGGGCGCTTCCTGCTGCCCGGCGAGAGGGCCGGCAGCCCGGCGCTGACCTTCGCGCCGATGCCGAAGCCGGACAGCCCCGCACGCCGGGGCCTCTGGCGCGAGATGGAGCGGCGCTTCGAAGCCTACAAGGCCCAGATCGTGAAGCCCTTCTTCCGCGATCATTTCTCGCGCATCGACCGGCAGATCGTGCTGGTGGATGCGCTTGGCGCGATCCATGCCGGCCCGCCGGCGCTGGACGACCTGCGGCGCACCATGGCGGGGATTCTCAAGGCCTTCCGCCCCGGCTCCAACGCCTGGCTGACGCAGCTCCTGCGCGGGCGGCGGGTCGAGAAAATCCTCTTTTCGGCGACCAAGGCCGACCACCTGCACCACAGCCAGCACCCGCGGCTGACCGCCATCATGGAAGCGCTGACCCGCGAGGCGCGCGACCGCGCACGCTTTGCCGGGGCCGAGACCGCGGCCATGTCCATCGCCGCGCTGCGCGCCACCGTCGAGCAGACCTTGCCGCACAATGGCAGCGAGCTCGACTGCGTGCGCGGCACGCTTCTCAACCCCGACGGCACACGCGGGCGGCAGGCCGCCTTCTACCCCGGTGCGCTGCCCGAGGATCCGGCGCATCTGCTGACCCCGGCGCGCGAGGGGGCGACCGGCTGGCTCGACGCCGATTACGAGATCATGCGCTTCGCCCCTGCCCCGCTGACGCTGAAACCCGGCGAGGGCCCGCCGCACATCCGCCTCGACCGGGCGGCGCAATTCCTCGTGGGGGACAGGCTGTGA